CATGCGCTTGGCTCGATGGTTGTGGCTGGGAGTGGTGGCGATTGCGTCCGTTTTTCTGCTGGCCCGGGGACAGGCTGAGGCCGCAAGCTGGGCGGTGGCGGACTTGCGCACCGGTGCGGTGCTGTCTGGCGATCAAGTGGATCGCCCTGAGCCCGCGGGTGCCACGTATCAACTTTTGGTTGTTTTGTCCGCACTGGAGCAGGCAAAACTGGGAATGCTGCCCCTCGATGCTCCCGTGAGCGTGGATGCGCAGACCATCGAAGAGTTCGGAAGGAAACCAGGCGAGCTTCTCAAGTTAGCCGCGGGAAGACCGTATGTTCTGGGAGATCTCTTGAAAGCCGTTTTGCTGGCGCGAAGCGATTTAGCAGCCGTAGCAGCGGCAGAAGCGATGTGGGGCTCCCGTGATAATGCCGTGGAGGCGCTGAATGAGCGCACGCGGCGGCTGGGGCTCACGGTCACGCGTTGGAGTGTGCTGTCATCCGACGCTGCCGACAACGTGACGAGCGCGCGCGAGGTTTCCCGTTTGGTCGCTTGCTTATGGCGCGAACACGAAGAAGTGAGGCAGTGGGGCACTTTGCGAGGCTTCCCGTTCGACCAAGGCCGCATTGTGCTAGCCAACAATCACCTGCCCCCGAGTGATGTCGGTGTGTGGGCGTTTTACGACCGTTTTCGAGATGTTCGAGGAAAACGAAAGTCGTACCAGCGCTTGGGGGTCTTGGTCAGCGAGCGGGAGGGCATGGCGCTGGGGGTGGTGCAGTTGGGTGTCGAGGAGTTGGCCAACGGGGTGCCGCGAATGGTCGAGCTCATGCGCTCGGCGCTGGCGGAATACGAGCCGGTGACGATCGTGCGCGAAGGCGAGTCATTGAACGTGCGCGTGCTCGTGGATGGAGGGTTGGAATCTTCGATCGTTCCCACTGCCGCACGAGACCTAAAAATCGTTCGCCGAAAGGGAAGTGAGCCGCGTTTTCAGATGCTCTTTCAGGTGCCCTCGGTTGTCACGGCACCAATCGCAAAAGGCGAACAGTTGGGCGAGATTGTGGTGCAGTTCGAGGATAACGTGATCGGCGTCGTGCCTGCGGTGAGTCCGAAGTCCGTCAGCAGTCAAGGGGTGCGCTCGGCCGGTACCCTGCGGGCTCGATGAGTTGGCGCGGCGAGCTGCGGCACCAAGGGCGAAGGCGGCCCGAACTTTACGGCTGCGGTTCGCCGGCCATGCCTGTGCCCGGCGAAGTTTGAGTCTCCTCGTTGTCGCCTTCGAGTTCCAGGAGGCTCTCCGCGAGCGAGGCGACATCCTCGTCCGGGTCATGCAACGCGCGTTCGAGGTAGGGGCGGGCAGCACCCCCGGCCAAATCGGCGAGAGCCTCCAAGGCTTCGTAACGGTTGTCCGGCGACGGGTCGTTCAACGCAGCGTTACCGAGGACTTCCACCGGCACGTCTCCCGTCATGTCGGCAAGCGACTGGATGGCGGCAAGCCGCACTTCTTCGTCTTGGTCCTTGAGTGCCTCGGCCAGGATTGGAATCGCTTGTGGGTCGTCGGAAGCTCCGAGCAAGGTGACCGCCGCTAAGCGTCGGTCTGGGTCGGGGTCCTCCAGTGCCATTTTTTTCAGTGCGGGAATGTCGTCAGGATCGGGTTCGTCATAGCCCCCGGCGTCTGCCGAAGCTGCAGATTCGGACCCTGCCGCAGACGCTCCCAGCTTTGGCTTCACCTTAACGCCCGCAGAACCCGCACCTTGGCTTCTAACTTGGAACTGCCCCCCATCGATGCCCGCACCACTCCGCTGTGACTCTCCTGGGTTCACGCCGCCCCGCGACGCCTCGTGAGCAGCCCTCAATTCACGCAGGCGTTGCTCGGCCCGAGACCCAGCCGGTCCCCCCAACTCCCCCTCGGAGCCTTCGCTCACCAGCTCCCTGTGGTCCGGCGGCGCGCTCCGGACATACCAGACGACCGCGACGACCGTTCCCAGAAGGACGAGCAAAACCAGCCATGAACCGATGGCAGGGCTTTTGGTCGCGGATGACGTTTGGTTCGACACGGCCGGTTCCTTAGCAACTGCGACAAACGTAAGAAAGAGAGAACAAACACCGGCA
This genomic interval from Candidatus Binatia bacterium contains the following:
- a CDS encoding serine-type D-Ala-D-Ala carboxypeptidase — protein: MRLARWLWLGVVAIASVFLLARGQAEAASWAVADLRTGAVLSGDQVDRPEPAGATYQLLVVLSALEQAKLGMLPLDAPVSVDAQTIEEFGRKPGELLKLAAGRPYVLGDLLKAVLLARSDLAAVAAAEAMWGSRDNAVEALNERTRRLGLTVTRWSVLSSDAADNVTSAREVSRLVACLWREHEEVRQWGTLRGFPFDQGRIVLANNHLPPSDVGVWAFYDRFRDVRGKRKSYQRLGVLVSEREGMALGVVQLGVEELANGVPRMVELMRSALAEYEPVTIVREGESLNVRVLVDGGLESSIVPTAARDLKIVRRKGSEPRFQMLFQVPSVVTAPIAKGEQLGEIVVQFEDNVIGVVPAVSPKSVSSQGVRSAGTLRAR